The following are from one region of the Flavimobilis soli genome:
- the glgC gene encoding glucose-1-phosphate adenylyltransferase, whose amino-acid sequence MAAPRVLAIVLAGGEGKRLMPLTADRAKPGVPFGGIYRLIDFALSNLVNSHYLQIVVLTQYKSHSLDRHITKTWRMSHLLGNFVASVPAQQRVGKHWYLGSADAIYQCLNIISDERPDIVIVVGADHVYRMDFKQMVDAHIESGAQLSVAGIRQPIALADQFGVIDTDPTDATKIRAFLEKPTDPVGLPDSPGEVLASMGNYVFDADALVEAVTQDAASLTSRHDMGGDIVPMFVERGTAAVYDFIRNDVPGSTDRDRDYWRDVGTLDSYYEANRDLMAVQPVFNLYNELWPLYTGYVGLPPAKFVHASGGRVGHAVDSIVSPGVIVSGGQAAGSVLSPGVVLHSWSSVADSVLMDNVEVQRHAQINRCIIDKNCVIEENVRVGFDPEVDRARGLTVTESGLTVIPKGTIVRDA is encoded by the coding sequence ATGGCAGCTCCCCGGGTCCTGGCAATCGTCCTCGCAGGTGGCGAAGGTAAGCGGCTGATGCCGCTCACGGCAGACCGGGCCAAGCCCGGCGTCCCGTTCGGCGGGATCTACCGCCTGATCGACTTCGCGCTGTCGAACCTCGTGAACTCGCACTACCTCCAGATCGTCGTGCTGACGCAGTACAAGTCGCACTCGCTCGACCGGCACATCACGAAGACCTGGCGCATGTCCCACCTGCTGGGCAACTTCGTCGCCTCGGTGCCCGCGCAGCAGCGCGTCGGCAAGCACTGGTACCTCGGCAGCGCGGACGCGATCTACCAGTGCCTCAACATCATCTCGGACGAGCGTCCTGACATCGTCATCGTCGTCGGCGCGGACCACGTCTACCGCATGGACTTCAAGCAGATGGTCGACGCGCACATCGAGTCGGGTGCGCAGCTGTCCGTCGCGGGGATCCGGCAGCCGATCGCGCTCGCGGACCAGTTCGGCGTCATCGACACCGACCCGACCGACGCGACGAAGATCCGCGCGTTCCTCGAGAAGCCGACCGACCCGGTCGGCCTGCCTGACTCCCCCGGCGAGGTGCTCGCCTCCATGGGCAACTACGTCTTCGACGCTGACGCGCTCGTCGAGGCCGTCACGCAGGACGCGGCGAGCCTGACGAGCCGGCACGACATGGGCGGCGACATCGTCCCGATGTTCGTCGAGCGCGGCACGGCCGCCGTCTACGACTTCATCCGCAACGACGTGCCCGGTTCGACCGATCGCGACCGCGACTACTGGCGCGACGTCGGGACGCTCGACTCGTACTACGAGGCGAACCGCGACCTCATGGCCGTCCAGCCGGTGTTCAACCTCTACAACGAGCTGTGGCCGCTCTACACGGGTTACGTCGGCCTGCCGCCCGCGAAGTTCGTCCACGCGAGCGGAGGACGCGTCGGTCACGCGGTCGACTCGATCGTGTCGCCCGGCGTGATCGTCTCGGGTGGCCAGGCCGCTGGCTCGGTCCTTTCCCCCGGCGTCGTGCTGCACTCCTGGTCCTCGGTCGCCGACTCGGTGCTCATGGACAACGTCGAGGTGCAGCGCCACGCGCAGATCAACCGCTGCATCATCGACAAGAACTGCGTGATCGAGGAGAACGTCCGCGTCGGCTTCGACCCCGAGGTCGACCGCGCGCGCGGTCTGACGGTCACCGAGAGCGGGCTCACGGTCATCCCGAAGGGGACGATCGTCCGCGACGCGTGA
- the glgA gene encoding glycogen synthase — protein MRIDLLTREFPPYVYGGAGVHVAELSGVLRAHADVRVRCFDGPRDQTEHPGVTGYVAPEELAAANPALSTFGVDLAMAADVAGADLVHSHTWYANLAGHLASLLNGIPHVVSAHSLEPLRPWKAEQLGGGYALSSWAERTAYESAAAIIAVSGGMRDDILRAYPDVDPARVHVVHNGIDLGRWRRPEGAAAQVAEDAVRGLGIDPGRPAVVFVGRITRQKGLPYLLRAVESLPADVQVVLCAGAPDTPEIASEVGEAVARLSASRSGVVWIEEMLPRDVLIAVLAASTVFVCPSVYEPLGIVNLEAMAVGLPVVGSATGGIPEVIVDGETGLLVPIEQVQDGTGEPVDPDRFVADLAAALAAVVGDPERAAAMGAASRRRVEEHFAWEAIGERTMEIYRAVLAG, from the coding sequence GTGAGAATCGACCTCCTGACCCGCGAGTTCCCGCCGTACGTCTACGGGGGAGCGGGTGTGCACGTCGCCGAGCTGTCCGGCGTCCTGCGGGCGCACGCCGACGTGCGCGTGCGGTGCTTCGACGGGCCGCGCGACCAGACCGAGCACCCGGGGGTCACGGGATACGTCGCCCCCGAGGAGCTCGCCGCGGCGAACCCGGCGCTCAGCACGTTCGGGGTCGATCTCGCGATGGCAGCAGACGTCGCCGGCGCTGACCTCGTCCACTCGCACACCTGGTACGCGAACCTCGCCGGCCACCTCGCGAGCCTGCTCAACGGCATCCCGCACGTCGTCTCCGCGCACTCGCTCGAGCCGCTGCGCCCGTGGAAGGCCGAGCAGCTCGGCGGCGGGTACGCGCTGTCGAGCTGGGCGGAGCGCACGGCGTACGAGAGCGCGGCCGCGATCATCGCGGTGAGCGGAGGCATGCGCGACGACATCCTGCGCGCCTATCCCGACGTCGACCCCGCGCGCGTGCACGTCGTGCACAACGGCATCGACCTCGGGCGGTGGCGTCGACCCGAGGGGGCCGCGGCGCAGGTGGCAGAGGATGCCGTGCGCGGTCTGGGCATCGACCCGGGGCGTCCCGCTGTCGTGTTCGTCGGCCGCATCACCCGCCAGAAGGGCCTGCCGTACCTGCTTCGTGCGGTCGAGAGCCTGCCCGCCGACGTCCAGGTGGTCCTCTGCGCGGGGGCGCCCGACACTCCCGAGATCGCGAGCGAGGTCGGCGAGGCAGTCGCCCGGCTGTCGGCGAGCCGGTCCGGTGTCGTGTGGATCGAGGAGATGCTCCCGCGCGACGTGCTCATCGCCGTCCTCGCGGCCTCGACCGTGTTCGTGTGCCCCTCGGTCTACGAGCCGCTCGGCATCGTCAACCTCGAGGCCATGGCCGTGGGCTTGCCCGTCGTCGGCTCGGCGACCGGCGGCATCCCGGAGGTCATCGTCGACGGAGAGACCGGCCTCCTCGTGCCGATCGAGCAGGTGCAGGACGGCACGGGCGAGCCCGTCGACCCGGACCGCTTCGTCGCGGACCTCGCGGCCGCGCTCGCGGCTGTCGTCGGCGACCCCGAGCGGGCTGCCGCGATGGGTGCCGCGTCCCGGCGTCGCGTCGAGGAGCACTTCGCGTGGGAGGCGATCGGCGAGCGGACGATGGAGATCTACCGCGCGGTGCTCGCGGGCTGA
- a CDS encoding LuxR C-terminal-related transcriptional regulator, producing MRLIVAEDSAILRDGLVALLTRRGHDVVEAVGDAAALETHVAHLARTDELPDVVVTDVRMPPSFTDEGLRAAVALRAAYPDLGVLVFSQHVETRYASDLLASGAHGVGYLLKDRVADVAEFMAALDQVAQGRTVLDPEVVSQLMGASRREATLSALTPREREVLELMAQGRSNAAIASTLFLSAGAVEKNVTSIFERLGLPQDSADNRRVLAVLRYLGV from the coding sequence GTGCGCCTGATCGTCGCGGAGGACTCTGCGATCCTGCGGGACGGGCTCGTCGCCCTCCTCACCCGTCGTGGCCACGACGTCGTCGAGGCCGTCGGTGACGCCGCCGCGCTCGAGACGCACGTCGCGCACCTCGCGCGCACGGACGAGCTGCCCGACGTCGTCGTGACGGACGTGCGGATGCCACCGTCGTTCACCGACGAGGGGCTGCGCGCCGCGGTCGCGCTGCGCGCGGCGTACCCCGACCTCGGCGTGCTCGTGTTCTCGCAGCACGTCGAGACGCGGTACGCGTCCGACCTGCTCGCGTCCGGCGCGCACGGCGTCGGCTACCTGCTCAAGGACCGTGTCGCCGACGTGGCGGAGTTCATGGCGGCGCTCGACCAGGTCGCTCAGGGACGTACGGTCCTCGACCCGGAGGTCGTCAGCCAGCTCATGGGTGCGTCGCGCCGCGAGGCGACCCTGTCGGCGCTCACCCCGCGCGAGCGCGAGGTGCTCGAGCTCATGGCGCAGGGGCGGTCCAACGCCGCGATCGCGTCGACGCTGTTCCTGTCCGCGGGGGCGGTCGAGAAGAACGTCACGTCGATCTTCGAGCGCCTGGGGCTGCCGCAGGACTCGGCGGACAACCGGCGCGTGCTGGCCGTGCTGCGCTACCTCGGGGTCTGA